A stretch of Oryza brachyantha chromosome 4, ObraRS2, whole genome shotgun sequence DNA encodes these proteins:
- the LOC102712984 gene encoding transcription factor bHLH153-like produces MMMTEVANHSKRNHNESYFSGKAAVASSSEEFGSMTSKKPRNTSPRGAPVSPKEKKDKIGERVAALQQLVSPFGKTDTASVLQEASGYIKFLHQQLEVLSSPYMRAPPVPGAVSEDPEHYSLRNRGLCLVPVDQTLQLTQSNGADLWAPANTTRRR; encoded by the exons atgatgatgactGAGGTCGCCAATCACAGCAAAAGGAACCACAATGAAAGCTACTTCAGCGGGAAAGCAGCGGTCGCCAGCAGCTCGGAGGAGTTTGGGAGCATGACATCCAAGAAGCCAAGGAACACAAGCCCGAGAGGCGCTCCCGTCTCCCCGAAG GAGAAGAAGGATAAGATTGGTGAGAGAGTAGCCGCACTGCAGCAGCTAGTGTCACCATTTGGGAAG ACCGACACTGCCTCTGTTCTTCAGGAGGCCTCAGGGTACATCAAGTTCCTGCACCAGCAGCTCGAG gtTCTTAGCTCCCCTTACATGCGTGCTCCGCCGGTGCCTGGTGCTGTGTCTGAG GATCCCGAGCACTACAGCCTGAGGAACCGTGGCCTCTGCCTGGTTCCGGTGGACCAGACGCTGCAGCTGACGCAGAGCAACGGGGCCGACCTGTGGGCGCCGGCGAACACGACCAGGCGCAGGTGA